Below is a genomic region from Flammeovirgaceae bacterium SG7u.111.
TTCAAAATGCATCAAAAGTAAGGCCAGAAAAAGGGCTGATGGTTCACGCTTTTGGAAAATTTGCTTCAGCCCTTTTTATTTTAATGGGATTTTAACCCTTGATTCGCATTAGGAGTTGAAAAATCTGCTCGACTATACCGTCTTGCTTTGGGTAAATACATGGAAACGCGCTGATTTTCGAAACCAATTGCAAAATTTCCTTATCCAAGCACGAATCGATAAATGCCTTTTTAATAATGAGGACAAAACCTTCTGGCTCAGAAAGTATATTCCAAAAATGAACTTGTTCTTTTCGAACTACAAAACAAATGGGAGGCGCTATATCAAACTCCTGCATATCTATTGTATGCACGCCTTTCCCACCAGTCAGATATACAATCTCAAAATAGCTATTATGTTTATGAGGGTTCGTTTTCCTAATATTCTTCCTGAATGGAGAAATTTTAATACCCTCCTTCGGTGCTGTTTTATCTTTTATTTCAAAGCTCATTTTTAAAACTTAACTTATTTCCACCTTTCAAAATGGAACTATTTATTTGTGACAATCAACTTACAAAGTAACTAGTTTCAAGTCCTCCAAACCTTGCCTCCAGAAACTATTTTTACTTATTTTGATGAGTAACTGAACTACAACAGAATGATAGAGCCAAAAAAAGAGGGTAAAATTAAAGAAATAACAGCAGAACAAACATGGCCATTAAGGCAAGAAGTGATGTGGCCAAACAAACCCTTGGACTATGTGAAAGTTGAAGGAGATGACTCTGCCAAGCACTTTGGCTTATTTGTAGAAAACGAGTTGGTTTCGGTGGTTTCTTTGTTTGAGAAAGGGGAAAAATTGCAGTTTAGAAAGTTTGCAACCAAGGTGACTTTTCAGGGAAAAGGCTACGGAAGCCAATTGCTTCACTACTTGATAGAGCAAGCCAAAGGCAAAAGCGAGGCTGTACTGTTTTGCAATGCAAGAAAAGAAAAAACCGCCTTCTATGAAAAATTCGGTTTGGCATGCACCAGTCAAACTTTCCAAAAAGGCGGAATCGATTATGTGATTATGGAACGATCAATCGGGTAGGTAATCCGCTTCAAAAGCCTTTATGCTCAACGGGACAAAACGTGTATCGCGAATACAAATGAGCCCGTAGGCTGTTTTTCCATCTTTTATTTCCCTTCTCGACAAATCCCTCACATAAAGCTCTCGCCTAAACTTGCCGTTTTGTGCCCTAGTTCGGGTTACACGATAGACTGTAATCCCTCCTCCAACCACCGCACCAAGAGGAAATAGATCGTTGCCATTGTCTGTAGGTATCCAGATTAAGGACAATAGCAAGTACCACAAGTGCTTCCTACTTTTCTGCCTTAGCTTTTTATAGGCTACATCTTTGTCTATAAAAGTAACCTTTCTCGAACCTGCATAAATGTTAATATCTTGGTAAAAATTGATTGGAACGCCCGAGTTATTAGTCACTTTT
It encodes:
- a CDS encoding AraC family ligand binding domain-containing protein, with protein sequence MSFEIKDKTAPKEGIKISPFRKNIRKTNPHKHNSYFEIVYLTGGKGVHTIDMQEFDIAPPICFVVRKEQVHFWNILSEPEGFVLIIKKAFIDSCLDKEILQLVSKISAFPCIYPKQDGIVEQIFQLLMRIKG
- a CDS encoding GNAT family N-acetyltransferase gives rise to the protein MIEPKKEGKIKEITAEQTWPLRQEVMWPNKPLDYVKVEGDDSAKHFGLFVENELVSVVSLFEKGEKLQFRKFATKVTFQGKGYGSQLLHYLIEQAKGKSEAVLFCNARKEKTAFYEKFGLACTSQTFQKGGIDYVIMERSIG